A single genomic interval of Penaeus monodon isolate SGIC_2016 chromosome 30, NSTDA_Pmon_1, whole genome shotgun sequence harbors:
- the LOC119592533 gene encoding uncharacterized protein LOC119592533 → MCDVSDDKQHKTYWEKYEEEMTLRKARIQHIIPEIFSPGYSFPRQDTDDDFTITVNDLVSFGDMKDAANSNPQNAMHTNTVKGFVCTVRKFHPGTYKVTVLKLFEYPDKNFGEGDPLVIFHHEKIDPKQIGLQVIRLCQDYCDYHQGMINYINRYDWCHWRNWGAWDDFNKVNERKLIIRGDPEPAPEDESKGEKKDEGNPFFDEQLNAFKPERASTVFFTRSESAEQLEESLKLGQFRRSEIIPELFTIHNENGTISLAVDYGALSDAEYLYAKVFQDMATEDYFALVVNGSLGVLDSNGGLPPFKPESISEIYQQYGFTTVSENSLKFNMAEFMH, encoded by the coding sequence ATGTGTGATGTCAGTGatgacaaacaacacaaaacctaTTGGGAGAAGTATGAGGAGGAGATGACTCTCAGGAAGGCTCGCATACAGCACATCATTCCGGAGATCTTTTCCCCTGGTTACTCTTTCCCACGGCAGGACACTGATGATGACTTCACCATCACTGTCAATGATCTAGTGTCCTTTGGGGACATGAAGGATGCAGCAAACTCAAATCCCCAGAATGCTATGCACACAAATACTGTAAAAGGATTTGTGTGCACAGTCCGAAAATTTCATCCAGGAACATATAAGGTAACGGTCTTGAAGCTGTTTGAATACCCAGACAAAAACTTTGGTGAAGGAGACCCTCTGGTGATCTTCCATCATGAGAAGATTGACCCTAAGCAGATTGGCTTGCAGGTCATCCGCCTTTGTCAGGATTACTGTGACTACCACCAAGGAATGATCAACTACATTAATCGATATGACTGGTGTCACTGGAGGAACTGGGGAGCATGGGATGACTTTAACAAAGTTAATGAACGAAAGCTGATCATCAGAGGAGATCCCGAACCTGCGCCAGAGGATgaaagtaaaggagagaaaaaagatgaaggcaACCCCTTCTTTGATGAACAACTCAATGCTTTCAAGCCAGAGAGAGCAAGCACTGTATTCTTTACCCGGTCAGAGAGTGCAGAGCAGTTGGAGGAGAGCCTAAAATTGGGACAGTTCAGACGGTCAGAGATCATACCAGAACTCTTCACTATTCACAATGAAAATGGTACAATATCACTAGCCGTTGACTACGGTGCACTGAGTGATGCAGAGTACCTCTATGCAAAAGTGTTTCAGGATATGGCTACAGAGGACTATTTTGCTCTTGTGGTAAATGGCAGCCTGGGTGTGCTGGATAGTAATGGAGGATTGCCTCCCTTCAAACCCGAGAGCATAAGTGAGATTTACCAACAGTATGGATTCACCACAGTGTCTGAAAATAGCCTAAAGTTCAACATGGCTGAATTCATGCATTAA